A genome region from Sphaerisporangium krabiense includes the following:
- a CDS encoding SCO1664 family protein encodes MSAESDPRLSSLPGTSGLDDATALRLLREGVIEVAGRLVEATNMTLYCTIRLDGIAAECVYKPVRGERPLWDFPDGTLAAREVAAFEVSAATGWQIVPPSVYRDGPFGPGMCQLWIDTDPEADLMALIRGRNPALRRMAIFDAVVNNADRKGGHLLPLPDGHVYGVDHGVCFSEEDKLRTVLWQWRGKPLPREAVNVLARLEREIERGRLGRRLRELLTLQEVEATWERVRRLLSTGIHPYPSDDWPAIPWPPI; translated from the coding sequence GTGAGCGCGGAGAGCGACCCCCGGCTCAGCAGCCTCCCGGGTACGTCCGGGCTCGACGACGCCACCGCGCTGCGCCTGCTGCGCGAAGGGGTCATCGAGGTCGCGGGCCGCCTGGTCGAGGCCACGAACATGACGCTCTACTGCACGATCCGCCTGGACGGCATCGCCGCCGAGTGCGTGTACAAGCCCGTGCGCGGCGAGCGCCCGCTGTGGGACTTCCCCGACGGCACCCTCGCCGCCCGCGAGGTCGCCGCCTTCGAGGTCTCCGCCGCCACCGGCTGGCAGATCGTGCCGCCCAGCGTCTACCGCGACGGCCCCTTCGGCCCCGGCATGTGCCAGCTCTGGATCGACACCGATCCCGAGGCCGACCTGATGGCGCTGATCCGCGGCCGCAACCCCGCGCTGCGCCGCATGGCCATCTTCGACGCGGTCGTGAACAACGCCGACCGCAAGGGCGGCCACCTGCTGCCGCTGCCCGACGGGCACGTCTACGGCGTGGACCACGGCGTCTGCTTCTCCGAGGAGGACAAGCTCCGCACCGTCCTGTGGCAGTGGCGGGGCAAGCCCCTTCCCCGCGAGGCCGTGAACGTCCTGGCGCGCCTGGAGCGCGAGATCGAGCGCGGCAGGCTCGGCAGGCGCCTGCGCGAGCTCCTCACCCTCCAGGAGGTCGAGGCCACCTGGGAACGCGTCCGCCGCCTCCTCAGCACCGGCATCCACCCCTACCCCTCCGACGACTGGCCCGCCATCCCCTGGCCCCCCATCTGA
- a CDS encoding histidine phosphatase family protein — protein sequence MTTLLLVRHGLTDMTGPVLAGWTPGVHLSERGRAQAEALAARLASLPLDAVVSSPLERCQETAAAILRGRDGVKIETDERFGECGYGDWTGRPLKELAKEPLWRVVQQHPSAAVFPGGESLAGVQRRAVAAVRHWNAKLGDDAVYLVCSHGDVIKAIVADAMGVHLDQFQRVTADPASLTAIRYTPLRPFVLRVNDVGGGVENLIPPPPPPEGSEQEDGGENSTESDAAVGGGAGTT from the coding sequence GTGACCACTTTGCTTCTGGTGCGGCACGGCCTCACGGACATGACGGGCCCCGTGCTCGCCGGCTGGACGCCGGGGGTCCACCTGAGCGAGCGTGGCCGCGCCCAGGCCGAGGCCCTGGCCGCGCGGCTCGCGTCCCTGCCGCTGGACGCCGTCGTGTCCAGCCCGCTGGAGCGCTGCCAGGAGACCGCCGCCGCGATCCTCCGGGGACGTGACGGAGTCAAGATCGAGACCGACGAGCGTTTCGGCGAGTGCGGGTACGGCGATTGGACGGGCCGGCCGCTGAAGGAGCTGGCGAAGGAACCCCTGTGGCGGGTGGTCCAGCAGCATCCGAGCGCGGCCGTGTTCCCCGGCGGTGAATCGCTCGCGGGCGTGCAGCGCCGCGCGGTCGCCGCGGTGCGGCACTGGAACGCCAAGCTCGGGGACGACGCCGTCTACCTGGTGTGCAGCCACGGCGACGTGATCAAGGCGATCGTGGCCGACGCGATGGGCGTCCACCTGGACCAGTTCCAGCGCGTCACCGCCGACCCCGCCTCGCTCACCGCGATCCGGTACACCCCTTTGCGGCCGTTCGTTCTACGAGTGAATGATGTGGGCGGCGGAGTGGAGAACCTCATCCCGCCACCGCCGCCGCCCGAGGGTTCGGAGCAGGAAGACGGGGGAGAAAATTCCACCGAGAGCGACGCCGCTGTCGGCGGCGGAGCCGGGACCACGTAA
- a CDS encoding aldo/keto reductase: MEQRLVGRSGLIVSSVGLGTMTWARDTGAEEAAAQLVAFAEAGGTLVDTADVYAGGDAERLIGRLLRTSVPRSEMVVATKAVLTPHGPRSRDASRKNLIAALDASLDRLGVDEVDLWQLHAFDPEVPLEETLAAVDTAVSSGRTVYAGVCNYVGWQLAAAGVWQRSAPARAPIVSVQSEYSLLARDAEREVLPAAEHVGAGVLAWSPLGRGVLTGKYRVGIPADSRAATPHFADFVQPYLDERCRRVVESVTTAADGLGVSPLAVALAWVRDQPGVSAAIVGARTHAQLKGILQAEALTLPVEIREALDDVSASD; the protein is encoded by the coding sequence ATGGAGCAGCGATTGGTCGGGCGCAGCGGTCTCATCGTGTCGAGTGTGGGACTCGGCACGATGACCTGGGCGCGGGACACCGGAGCCGAGGAGGCCGCCGCGCAGCTCGTCGCGTTCGCCGAGGCGGGGGGCACGCTGGTCGACACCGCGGACGTCTACGCGGGCGGGGACGCCGAGCGCCTGATCGGCCGCCTGCTGCGCACCTCGGTGCCGCGCTCGGAGATGGTCGTCGCCACCAAGGCCGTGCTGACCCCGCACGGGCCGCGGTCGCGCGACGCCTCCCGCAAGAACCTCATCGCGGCGCTGGACGCGTCACTGGACCGTCTCGGCGTGGACGAGGTCGACCTGTGGCAGTTGCACGCCTTCGACCCCGAGGTCCCGCTGGAGGAGACGCTGGCCGCGGTGGACACCGCCGTCTCCTCCGGCCGCACGGTCTACGCCGGGGTGTGCAACTACGTGGGGTGGCAGCTCGCGGCGGCGGGGGTCTGGCAGCGGTCGGCCCCGGCGCGGGCGCCGATCGTCTCGGTGCAGAGCGAGTACTCGCTGCTGGCCAGGGACGCCGAACGGGAGGTCCTGCCCGCGGCCGAGCACGTGGGCGCGGGCGTGCTGGCCTGGTCGCCGCTCGGACGGGGGGTGCTGACCGGCAAGTACCGCGTGGGCATCCCGGCCGACTCCCGGGCCGCGACCCCGCATTTCGCCGACTTCGTCCAGCCCTATCTGGACGAGCGGTGCCGCCGGGTCGTGGAGTCGGTGACCACCGCGGCCGACGGGCTCGGGGTCTCGCCGCTGGCCGTGGCGCTGGCCTGGGTGCGCGACCAGCCGGGGGTGTCGGCCGCGATCGTGGGGGCGCGCACGCACGCCCAGCTCAAGGGCATCCTGCAGGCCGAGGCGCTCACGCTGCCCGTGGAGATACGCGAGGCCCTGGACGACGTCTCGGCCTCCGACTAG
- a CDS encoding undecaprenyl-diphosphate phosphatase has translation MDALQAIVLGVVQGLTEFLPISSSAHLLIVPRLFGWSDPGAAFTAVIQLGTMLAVVIYFWRDITRILWTWLRSLWTPELRGEMDARMGWYIGLGTIPLGLLGVVFKDAIEGPARNLWLNATVLIVFGLLLLLAEQVGRQRTAIESLTLRDGLIIGGFQALALMPGASRSGSTITGGLFLGFTREAAARYSFLLSIPAVVLSGLFEMRDIGAGGGPDPVPTLIATVVSFAVGYASIAWLLRYITRHSMMIFVTYRVFIGAFLLTLLSLGVITAQ, from the coding sequence ATGGACGCACTGCAAGCGATCGTGCTGGGCGTCGTGCAGGGCCTCACCGAGTTCCTGCCGATCTCGAGCTCCGCGCACCTGCTCATCGTTCCCCGGCTGTTCGGCTGGTCGGACCCGGGCGCCGCCTTCACCGCGGTGATCCAGCTCGGCACCATGCTCGCCGTGGTCATCTACTTCTGGCGCGACATCACGCGCATCCTCTGGACGTGGCTGCGCAGCCTGTGGACGCCGGAGTTGCGCGGCGAGATGGACGCGCGCATGGGGTGGTACATCGGGCTGGGGACGATCCCGCTCGGCCTGCTCGGGGTGGTGTTCAAGGACGCGATCGAGGGCCCGGCGCGCAACCTGTGGCTCAACGCCACCGTGCTGATCGTCTTCGGCCTGCTGCTCCTGCTGGCCGAGCAGGTCGGCCGCCAGCGGACCGCGATCGAGTCGCTCACCCTGCGGGACGGGCTGATCATCGGCGGTTTCCAGGCGCTGGCCCTGATGCCCGGCGCCTCACGCTCGGGGTCCACGATCACCGGCGGGCTGTTCCTGGGCTTCACCCGGGAGGCGGCGGCGCGGTACTCGTTCCTGCTGTCGATCCCGGCCGTGGTGCTGTCGGGGCTGTTCGAGATGCGCGACATCGGCGCGGGCGGCGGCCCCGACCCGGTGCCGACGTTGATCGCCACCGTGGTGTCCTTCGCGGTCGGGTACGCCTCCATCGCCTGGCTGCTGCGCTACATCACCCGCCACTCCATGATGATCTTCGTCACCTATCGCGTCTTCATTGGCGCGTTCCTGCTGACTCTCCTGTCCCTAGGTGTGATCACGGCCCAATAA
- a CDS encoding NRDE family protein, with product MCTVVISFLPDADTPVVLAGVRDEVLTRPWEPPAAHWPAFPGLYGGRDLEAGGTWLAADPAASRVAALLNGHGTLATPERRRTRGVLPLRAAASGGLPDVDLSCYDPFHLLVAEPECVRMWSWDGADLAEDKLPEGTHVIVNAGREPGEGGPRAAYFRPRFAAAPRPSARSAAGDPREAWEAWRALAAGTDLPVTDPRALVVRRELPGGRLWGTTSVTLVALAPGALRYEFLPWPHGRPGDPAARGSWSPVPVTA from the coding sequence ATGTGCACGGTCGTCATCTCCTTTCTGCCCGACGCGGACACCCCCGTGGTCCTCGCGGGCGTGCGGGACGAAGTCCTCACGCGTCCCTGGGAGCCGCCCGCGGCGCACTGGCCGGCCTTTCCCGGCCTCTACGGCGGCCGTGACCTGGAGGCGGGTGGCACCTGGCTCGCCGCCGACCCCGCCGCGTCCCGCGTCGCCGCGCTGCTGAACGGCCACGGCACTCTCGCCACGCCCGAGCGGCGCAGGACCCGCGGCGTGCTACCCCTGCGCGCCGCCGCCTCGGGGGGACTCCCGGACGTCGACCTCTCCTGCTACGACCCCTTCCACCTGCTGGTGGCCGAGCCGGAGTGCGTGCGCATGTGGAGCTGGGACGGCGCGGACCTGGCCGAGGACAAGCTCCCCGAGGGCACGCACGTCATCGTCAACGCCGGCAGGGAGCCCGGGGAGGGCGGCCCGCGCGCCGCATACTTCCGCCCCCGCTTCGCCGCCGCGCCCCGCCCGTCCGCCCGCAGCGCCGCCGGCGACCCCCGGGAGGCATGGGAGGCCTGGCGCGCGCTGGCCGCGGGGACGGACCTGCCCGTGACCGACCCTCGGGCCCTGGTCGTCCGCCGGGAACTGCCCGGCGGACGGCTCTGGGGCACGACCTCGGTCACGCTCGTGGCGCTCGCGCCCGGCGCCCTGCGCTACGAGTTCCTGCCCTGGCCGCACGGACGTCCCGGCGACCCCGCTGCCCGAGGCTCCTGGTCCCCTGTGCCGGTCACCGCCTGA
- a CDS encoding serine/threonine-protein kinase: MRSLDPSDPPRIASYRLTGRIGDGAHGVVYAAETGSGARVAVKLLYRRLSEDEGVRRAFGAELRRAQRVPGVHVARVLSYGIHDGRLYHAVEYVEGPSLAEVVERYGPRDGAELERLAIITLSALADVHEAGTAHGGFGPGSVLMGPDGPRVIDVGVGRALDTVRPAGVVPSPAAAFTAPERLAGAPLGPEADMFSWACTLVYAATGRPPFDAGVMSGVADRVLNGPPDLSMLRGALPEAVLACLNKIPARRPTTRDLLPRLHAPHPAPPGIPPTSTIPFSETAFPTTTPTSAFPTSTFPGTSPIPGATAFPGAGGTAVWGHLPATPRNNTPHPPHPPLPQNAAGPNTAPPNTASSNVTPFNVTSAHVTPLDVTSAHEGSVPSHPGTSRPPLRVITGTTPATSPTPLGGVPREHPQGQGDILGPTTAPGGDRAAGPGVSPAVETGVPATQGGVPGLRGDFPGAQTSVPGAGNGVPGPQAGAPTVGADVPGAGAARAGRKGAAASRHALPSAPGEAAGSAPAATGGRGGGRGRRRRRVLGVAAVLAGGLALAAVVAVILAPGRPTGLEVPGAFGPPPTLMPGPSAGDPSATDPTPVPSPPEPSPTPTPSPTPPHSKPPAPKPVLLVSPTRYRVTSDYIVYVNIRLRAPDGAVRWRATMSDGGVLSSTHGTIRAGRSATITAYGTPYCSTSRIRFTSDGGSKTVTITWGGTRC; this comes from the coding sequence TTGAGGTCTTTGGATCCGTCCGATCCACCACGGATCGCCTCCTACCGGCTCACGGGCCGCATCGGCGACGGCGCCCACGGCGTCGTGTACGCCGCCGAGACCGGGTCGGGCGCGCGGGTGGCGGTCAAGCTGCTGTACCGGCGCCTGTCCGAGGACGAGGGCGTGCGGCGGGCCTTCGGCGCGGAGCTGCGGCGGGCGCAGCGCGTCCCGGGCGTCCACGTCGCGCGGGTCCTCTCCTACGGCATCCACGACGGCCGCCTCTACCACGCCGTCGAGTACGTCGAGGGCCCGTCGCTGGCCGAGGTCGTGGAACGGTACGGGCCGCGCGACGGCGCGGAGCTGGAACGGCTGGCGATCATCACGCTGAGCGCGCTGGCCGACGTCCACGAGGCGGGCACGGCGCACGGCGGCTTCGGCCCCGGCTCCGTGCTGATGGGTCCGGACGGCCCCCGGGTGATCGACGTCGGCGTCGGCCGCGCCCTGGACACCGTGCGGCCCGCCGGCGTCGTCCCGTCCCCGGCCGCCGCCTTCACCGCGCCGGAGCGTCTGGCGGGCGCGCCGCTCGGCCCGGAGGCCGACATGTTCTCCTGGGCGTGCACGCTCGTCTACGCCGCGACCGGCCGCCCGCCCTTCGACGCCGGCGTGATGTCCGGCGTGGCCGACCGGGTCCTGAACGGACCACCGGACCTCTCGATGCTGCGCGGCGCGCTACCCGAGGCGGTCCTCGCCTGCCTGAACAAGATCCCCGCCCGCCGCCCCACCACCCGCGACCTCCTCCCCCGCCTGCACGCCCCCCACCCCGCGCCCCCGGGAATCCCCCCTACAAGCACCATCCCGTTCTCAGAGACGGCGTTCCCCACGACCACGCCCACGTCCGCGTTCCCCACGTCCACGTTCCCCGGAACCTCCCCGATCCCGGGGGCGACCGCCTTCCCAGGGGCAGGCGGCACGGCCGTCTGGGGACACCTCCCCGCCACACCGCGCAACAACACACCCCATCCACCCCACCCACCACTGCCACAGAACGCTGCGGGCCCCAACACCGCACCACCGAACACCGCGTCTTCAAATGTCACACCTTTCAATGTCACGTCGGCGCACGTGACTCCCCTGGATGTCACCTCCGCGCACGAGGGCTCGGTCCCGTCGCACCCCGGCACGTCCCGGCCTCCTCTCCGTGTGATCACCGGCACCACGCCGGCGACCTCTCCCACCCCCCTCGGGGGCGTCCCGCGAGAGCACCCACAGGGACAGGGCGACATCCTCGGCCCCACAACGGCTCCGGGAGGGGACCGGGCCGCCGGACCGGGCGTCTCACCCGCCGTCGAGACCGGCGTGCCCGCGACACAGGGCGGCGTGCCCGGCTTACGGGGCGACTTTCCGGGCGCCCAGACGAGCGTCCCAGGGGCGGGGAACGGCGTGCCGGGTCCCCAGGCGGGCGCGCCGACGGTTGGAGCCGACGTGCCGGGGGCCGGAGCCGCGCGGGCGGGGCGCAAAGGTGCGGCGGCGAGTAGGCACGCCCTGCCTTCCGCGCCTGGGGAGGCTGCCGGATCGGCGCCGGCGGCCACGGGCGGGCGGGGCGGGGGTCGCGGCCGGCGGAGGCGGCGCGTGCTGGGCGTGGCCGCGGTTCTCGCCGGGGGCCTGGCGCTGGCCGCCGTCGTGGCGGTGATCCTGGCGCCCGGACGGCCTACCGGACTGGAGGTGCCCGGCGCGTTCGGCCCTCCGCCCACTCTGATGCCGGGGCCGTCGGCGGGCGATCCGTCGGCCACCGACCCGACTCCGGTGCCCTCGCCGCCCGAGCCGAGCCCCACGCCGACGCCGAGCCCCACTCCCCCGCACAGCAAGCCCCCGGCCCCGAAGCCCGTGCTGCTGGTCAGCCCGACCAGGTACCGGGTCACCTCGGACTACATCGTCTACGTGAACATCCGGCTGCGCGCGCCCGACGGCGCCGTGCGCTGGCGGGCCACGATGAGCGATGGCGGGGTGCTCAGCTCGACGCACGGCACGATCCGCGCCGGCCGCTCCGCCACGATCACCGCCTACGGCACGCCGTACTGCAGCACCTCACGGATCCGGTTCACCTCTGACGGGGGCTCCAAGACCGTGACCATCACCTGGGGCGGGACACGGTGCTGA
- a CDS encoding gas vesicle protein K, which yields MTSSGTEPTPPPPGDGAPVSAGRWHLKADPETVERDLTRLVLTLVELVRQLVERQCVRRMDQGDLSDEQVEALGVTLMRLEEAMTELCERFGVSPSELNLDLGPLGTLLPTDR from the coding sequence ATGACGTCGAGCGGTACTGAGCCCACGCCGCCGCCGCCCGGCGACGGCGCGCCGGTGTCGGCGGGACGCTGGCACCTGAAGGCCGACCCCGAGACGGTCGAACGCGACCTGACCCGGCTGGTCCTCACCCTGGTCGAGCTGGTGCGCCAGCTCGTGGAGCGCCAGTGCGTGCGGCGCATGGACCAGGGCGACCTGTCGGACGAGCAGGTCGAGGCGCTCGGCGTGACGCTGATGCGCCTGGAGGAGGCCATGACCGAGCTCTGCGAGCGGTTCGGCGTCTCGCCGTCGGAGCTGAACCTCGACCTCGGCCCGCTCGGGACCCTGCTGCCGACCGACCGCTGA
- the mshC gene encoding cysteine--1-D-myo-inosityl 2-amino-2-deoxy-alpha-D-glucopyranoside ligase, producing the protein MRSWPAPEIAPLPGAGLPLRLYDTSSREVRPTSPGPTARMYVCGITPYDATHLGHANTYLAFDLVNRVWRDAGHEVHYTQNATDVDDPLLERAERDGVDWRELAGREIDLFRADMEALRVLPPRDYVGVTEVVGQVAELIERLKDKGATYEIGGDVYFSSAAAPKFGAVSGYTERRMLELFAERGGDPDREGKRHPLDWLLWRAERPGEPSWPSAFGPGRPGWHVECTAIALARLGTGFDVSGGGSDLIFPHHEMGASEGHVATGEWPFARAYVHAGMVGLDGEKMSKSRGNLVFVSRLRAEHDPMAVRLALLAHHYRSDWEWTAGQVGEATERLARWRAAVNLASGPDATPVLREVRERLADDLDAPGALAAVDAWAARASAGEGADTSAPGLVRAVADSLLGVRL; encoded by the coding sequence ATGCGATCGTGGCCTGCACCCGAGATAGCTCCTCTGCCCGGCGCCGGCCTTCCGCTCCGGCTTTACGACACCTCCTCCCGCGAGGTGCGGCCGACCTCTCCCGGCCCCACGGCCCGCATGTACGTGTGCGGCATCACCCCCTACGACGCCACCCATCTGGGGCACGCCAACACCTACCTGGCGTTCGACCTGGTCAACCGCGTGTGGCGGGACGCGGGCCACGAGGTCCACTACACGCAGAACGCCACCGACGTCGACGACCCCCTGCTGGAGCGCGCCGAGCGCGACGGCGTCGACTGGCGCGAGCTGGCCGGGCGTGAGATCGATCTGTTCCGCGCCGACATGGAGGCGCTGCGGGTGCTGCCGCCCCGCGACTACGTCGGCGTCACCGAGGTCGTCGGCCAGGTCGCCGAGCTGATCGAGCGGCTGAAGGACAAGGGCGCGACCTACGAGATCGGCGGCGACGTCTACTTCTCCTCCGCCGCGGCCCCCAAGTTCGGCGCGGTCTCGGGGTACACCGAGCGCCGGATGCTGGAGCTTTTCGCCGAGCGCGGCGGCGACCCGGACCGCGAGGGCAAGCGCCACCCGCTGGACTGGCTGCTGTGGCGCGCCGAACGTCCCGGAGAGCCCTCCTGGCCCTCGGCGTTCGGCCCCGGCAGGCCCGGCTGGCACGTCGAGTGCACCGCGATCGCCCTGGCCCGCCTCGGCACCGGCTTCGACGTGTCGGGCGGCGGCTCGGACCTGATCTTCCCCCACCACGAGATGGGCGCCAGCGAGGGCCACGTGGCCACCGGCGAGTGGCCGTTCGCCAGGGCCTACGTCCACGCGGGCATGGTGGGCCTGGACGGCGAGAAGATGTCCAAGTCCCGCGGCAACCTGGTCTTCGTGTCCCGGCTGCGCGCCGAGCACGACCCCATGGCCGTGCGCCTGGCCCTGCTCGCCCATCACTACCGCTCCGACTGGGAGTGGACCGCCGGCCAGGTCGGCGAGGCGACCGAGCGGCTGGCGCGCTGGCGGGCGGCCGTGAACCTCGCCTCCGGGCCGGACGCGACGCCGGTCCTGCGGGAGGTCAGGGAGCGCCTGGCCGACGACCTGGACGCGCCGGGCGCCCTGGCCGCCGTGGACGCCTGGGCGGCCCGCGCCTCCGCCGGGGAAGGCGCGGACACCTCGGCGCCGGGGCTGGTCCGGGCCGTGGCGGACTCCCTGCTCGGCGTCCGCCTGTAG
- a CDS encoding gas vesicle protein, with the protein MPGERTGAATAAPMTVREREPRGAALAAEGRLPPERVALVDLLDRLLAGGVVVTGDLVLSIADIELVRISLRALIMSVRGAEPLETGVPYDVERY; encoded by the coding sequence ATGCCGGGTGAACGCACCGGGGCCGCGACGGCCGCGCCCATGACCGTGCGGGAGCGTGAGCCGCGCGGGGCCGCGCTGGCCGCCGAGGGACGGCTGCCGCCCGAGCGCGTCGCGCTGGTGGACCTGCTCGACCGGCTGCTCGCGGGCGGCGTGGTGGTCACCGGCGACCTGGTGCTGTCCATCGCCGACATCGAACTGGTCCGCATCTCGCTGCGGGCGCTGATCATGTCGGTGCGCGGCGCGGAGCCTCTGGAGACGGGGGTGCCCTATGACGTCGAGCGGTACTGA
- a CDS encoding DUF3090 domain-containing protein has product MPVFDYDPPERFVAGAVGQPGSRAFFLQARGQGRVTTVGLEKFQVAVLADRLDELLDEVLRRSGGTAPVPAMAPVELADKAPLDLPIEEDFRVGTMALAWDPDTAQVVIEAQEAGADDEEEEQAEDALDHPESAVLRVHISAAAARAFTQRALEIVAAGRPPCPLCAQPLDAEGHICVRLNGHRGDRT; this is encoded by the coding sequence ATGCCGGTCTTCGACTACGATCCGCCAGAGAGGTTCGTGGCCGGTGCCGTTGGGCAACCGGGATCACGCGCCTTCTTTCTGCAAGCCCGTGGTCAGGGGCGCGTCACGACCGTGGGGCTGGAGAAGTTCCAGGTCGCCGTCCTCGCCGATCGGCTCGACGAGCTGCTCGACGAGGTGTTGCGCCGCAGTGGCGGCACCGCTCCCGTGCCCGCGATGGCGCCGGTCGAGCTCGCCGACAAGGCCCCCCTGGACCTGCCCATCGAGGAGGACTTCCGGGTCGGCACCATGGCGCTGGCGTGGGACCCCGACACCGCCCAGGTCGTCATCGAGGCCCAGGAGGCCGGCGCCGACGACGAGGAGGAGGAGCAGGCCGAGGACGCCCTGGACCACCCCGAGTCCGCGGTCCTGCGGGTCCACATCAGCGCCGCCGCCGCCCGCGCCTTCACCCAGCGGGCCCTGGAGATCGTCGCCGCCGGCCGGCCGCCCTGCCCGCTGTGCGCGCAGCCGCTCGACGCCGAAGGTCACATCTGCGTCCGTCTGAACGGCCACCGAGGGGACCGTACGTGA
- the fabG gene encoding 3-oxoacyl-ACP reductase FabG, with amino-acid sequence MARSVLVTGGNRGIGLSIARELAAAGDAVAVTYRSGEPPEGLFGVRCDVTSTEDVDTAFSKAEAEHGPVEVVVANAGVTRDTLLPLMKEDDFTGVLDTNLTGAFRVAKRATRGMLRLRRGRVILLSSVVALLGSAGQTNYAASKAGLVGFGRSLARELGSRGITVNVVAPGFVETDMTAALEPAQQEAILRNVPLGRAATPADVARVVKFLASDDAAYITGAVIPVDGGMGMGH; translated from the coding sequence ATGGCTCGATCAGTACTCGTAACCGGCGGCAACCGCGGCATCGGCCTCTCGATCGCCCGCGAGCTGGCCGCCGCCGGTGACGCCGTCGCCGTCACCTACCGCTCCGGGGAGCCTCCCGAGGGGCTGTTCGGCGTGCGGTGCGACGTCACCAGCACGGAGGACGTGGACACGGCCTTCTCCAAGGCGGAGGCCGAGCACGGGCCCGTCGAGGTCGTCGTCGCCAACGCCGGCGTCACCAGGGACACCCTCCTTCCCCTCATGAAGGAGGACGACTTCACCGGCGTCCTCGACACCAACCTGACCGGCGCCTTCCGCGTCGCCAAGCGCGCCACCCGGGGCATGCTCCGACTGCGGCGGGGCCGCGTCATCCTGCTCTCCTCGGTGGTCGCGCTGCTCGGGTCGGCCGGCCAGACCAACTACGCCGCCTCCAAGGCCGGCCTCGTCGGCTTCGGCCGGTCGCTGGCCCGCGAGCTCGGCTCGCGCGGCATCACCGTCAACGTCGTCGCCCCCGGCTTCGTCGAGACCGACATGACCGCCGCGCTGGAGCCCGCGCAGCAGGAGGCCATCCTCAGGAACGTCCCGCTCGGCCGCGCCGCCACCCCCGCGGACGTCGCCCGGGTGGTCAAGTTCCTGGCGAGCGACGACGCCGCCTACATCACCGGGGCCGTGATCCCCGTGGACGGCGGCATGGGAATGGGGCACTGA
- the fabI gene encoding enoyl-ACP reductase FabI, with the protein MGILDGKRLLVTGVLTDASIAFAVARLAQEQGARIVLTGFGRMSLVERIAKRLPEPPPVIELDVQNAEHLDTLADRVGEHLDGLDGVMHSIAFAPQTALGGNFLNTTWEDVATAVQVSTFSFKSLAVACLPLMKEGGAVVGLDFDASKAWPVYDWMGVAKAGLESCSRYLARDLAKHGIRVNLVAAGPLRTMAAKSIPGFKEFEDSWPAKAPLGWDLTDTEPTAKACVALLSDWFPATTGEIVHVDGGVHAVGG; encoded by the coding sequence ATGGGAATCCTCGACGGCAAACGCCTCCTTGTGACCGGCGTGCTCACCGACGCCTCGATCGCCTTCGCCGTGGCGCGGCTCGCCCAGGAGCAGGGGGCCCGCATCGTCCTCACCGGCTTCGGGCGCATGAGCCTGGTCGAGCGCATCGCCAAGCGCCTGCCCGAGCCGCCGCCGGTCATCGAGCTCGACGTCCAGAACGCCGAGCACCTCGACACGCTGGCCGACCGCGTCGGCGAGCACCTCGACGGCCTCGACGGCGTCATGCACTCCATCGCCTTCGCCCCGCAGACCGCGCTCGGCGGCAACTTCCTCAACACCACCTGGGAGGACGTCGCCACCGCCGTCCAGGTCTCCACCTTCTCCTTCAAGTCGCTGGCCGTCGCGTGCCTGCCCCTGATGAAGGAAGGGGGCGCGGTCGTCGGCCTCGACTTCGACGCCTCCAAGGCGTGGCCGGTCTACGACTGGATGGGCGTGGCCAAGGCCGGCCTGGAGTCCTGCTCGCGGTACCTGGCGCGCGACCTCGCCAAGCACGGCATCCGGGTGAACCTGGTGGCGGCGGGCCCGCTGCGCACCATGGCCGCCAAGAGCATCCCCGGCTTCAAGGAGTTCGAGGACAGCTGGCCCGCCAAGGCGCCGCTCGGGTGGGACCTGACCGACACCGAGCCCACCGCCAAGGCGTGCGTCGCCCTGCTGTCGGACTGGTTCCCCGCCACCACCGGCGAGATCGTCCACGTCGACGGCGGCGTCCACGCCGTCGGCGGCTGA